In one Mus caroli chromosome 14, CAROLI_EIJ_v1.1, whole genome shotgun sequence genomic region, the following are encoded:
- the Fdft1 gene encoding squalene synthase gives MEFVKCLGHPEEFYNLLRFRMGGRRNFIPKMDQDSLSSSLKTCYKYLNQTSRSFAAVIQALDGDIRHAVCVFYLVLRALDTVEDDMSISVEKKIPLLCNFHTFLYDPEWRFTESKEKDRQVLEDFPTISLEFRNLAEKYQTVIDDICHRMGCGMAEFVDKDVTSKQDWDKYCHYVAGLVGIGLSRLFSASEFEDPIVGEDIECANSMGLFLQKTNIIRDYLEDQQEGRKFWPREVWGRYIKKLEDFAKPENVDVAVQCLNELITNALQHIPDVLTYLSRLRNQSVFNFCAIPQVMAIATLAACYNNQQVFKGVVKIRKGQAVTLMMDATNMPAVKAIIYQYIEEIYHRIPNSDPSSSKTKQVISNIRTQNLPNCQLISRSHYSPIYLSFIMLLAALSWQYLSTLSQVTEDYVQREH, from the exons ATGGAGTTCGTCAAGTGTTTAGGCCACCCGGAGGAGTTCTACAACCTGCTGCGATTCCGCATGGGAGGTCGGCGGAATTTTATACCCAAGATGGACCAG GACTCACTCAGCAGCAGCTTGAAGACCTGCTACAAGTATCTCAATCAGACCAGTCGCAGCTTTGCCGCGGTTATCCAGGCGCTGGATGGGGACATACG gcacgccgtgtgtgtgttttacctggTTCTCCGAGCCCTGGATACAGTGGAGGATGACATGAGCATCAGTGTGGAGAAGAAGATCCCACTGCTGTGTAACTTCCACACTTTCCTCTATGACCCTGAGTGGCGGTTCACTGAGAGCAAGGAGAAGGACCGACAAGTGCTGGAGGACTTCCCCACG ATCTCCCTGGAGTTTAGAAATTTGGCTGAGAAATACCAAACAGTGATCGATGACATCTGCCACAGGATGGGGTGTGGGATGGCAGAATTTGTAGACAAGGATGTGACCTCCAAACAGGACTGGGACAAG TACTGCCACTACGTTGCTGGGCTGGTGGGAATTGGCCTTTCTCGTCTATTCTCTGCCTCAGAGTTTGAAGACCCCATTGTTGGTGAAGACATAGAATGTGCCAACTCAATGGGTCTGTTCCTGCAGAAAACAAATATCATTCGTGATTATCTGGAAGaccaacaggaaggaaggaagttttgGCCTCGGGAG GTGTGGGGCAGATACATTAAGAAGCTGGAAGACTTTGCTAAGCCAGAGAACGTAGATGTGGCCGTGCAGTGCTTGAATGAACTCATAACCAACGCCCTACAGCACATCCCCGACGTCCTCACCTACCTGTCACGGCTCCGGAACCAGAGTGTGTTTAACTTCTGTGCTATTCCACAG GTAATGGCCATTGCCACACTGGCTGCCTGTTACAATAACCAGCAGGTATTCAAAGGAGTAGTGAAGATTCGGAAGGGGCAAGCAGTCACCCTCATGATGGATGCCACCAACATGCCTGCCGTCAAAGCTATCATATACCAGTACATAGAAGAG ATTTATCACCGGATCCCCAACTCAGACCCATCATCAAGCAAAACCAAGCAGGTCATCTCCAACATCAGGACACAGAACCTTCCCAACTGCCAGCTCATCTCCCGAAGCCACTACTCCCCCATTTACCTGTCATTTATCATGCTCTTGGCTGCCCTGAGCTGGCAGTACCTGAGCACCCTGTCCCAGGTCACAGAAGACTATGTCCAGAGAGAACACTGA